The following coding sequences lie in one Numida meleagris isolate 19003 breed g44 Domestic line chromosome Z, NumMel1.0, whole genome shotgun sequence genomic window:
- the ERCC8 gene encoding DNA excision repair protein ERCC-8 isoform X3 gives MLSGGSDGVIVLYDLENLSRKPNYTCKALCSVGRSHPDAHKFSVETVQWYPHDTGMFTSSSFDKTLKIWDTNTLQPADVFQFEGTVYSHHMSPVATKHCLIAVGTKSPKVQLCDLKSGSCSHILQGHRQEVLAVSWSPRHEYVLATASADSKVKLWDVRRASGCLTTLDQHNGEKSKASSEAVNTAHNGRVNGLCYTSDGLHLLTVGTDDRMRLWNSSTGENTLVNYGKVSNESRKGLKFTVSCGCSPEFAFVPCKSTIAVYTIFSGELITMLRGHYNTVDCCVFQPNFQELYSGSKDCNILAWIPALREPVPDDVSKKSLRRQHLNPAYEDAWSSSDDED, from the exons GAGCCATCCTGATGCACATAAATTCAGTGTGGAGACAGTCCAGTGGTATCCTCATGATACTGGCATGTTTACATCGAGCTCATTTGATAAAACCTTGAAAATATGGGATACTAATACTTTACAA CCTGCAGATGTATTTCAATTTGAAGGAACAGTCTATAGCCATCACATGTCTCCAGTTGCTACAAAGCATTGTTTAATAGCAG TTGGTACCAAAAGCCCCAAAGTACAGCTCTGTGACTTGAAGTCTGGATCCTGTTCTCACATTCTGCAGG GTCACAGGCAAGAAGTACTGGCAGTATCTTGGTCCCCACGTCATGAATATGTTTTGGCAACAGCAAG tgCTGACAGTAAAGTAAAATTATGGGATGTGAGGAGAGCGTCTGGATGTCTGACTACACTTGATCAACACAATGGAGAAAAGTCCAAAGCATCTTCTGAGGCAG TCAACACAGCTCACAATGGGAGAGTTAATGGTTTATGCTATACAAGTGATGGTCTTCATCTGTTGACTGTTGGTACAGATGATCGGATGAGACTCTGGAACAGCTCCACTGGAGAAAATACATTG gTGAACTATGGCAAAGTCAGTAATGAAAGTAGAAAAGGGCTCAAATTCACCGTCTCCTGTGGCTGTAGTCCAGAGTTTGCCTTTGTACCATGTAAAAGTACCATTGCTGTTTATACAATTTTCTCAGGAGAATTGATAACTATGCTTCGAGGTCATTATAATACTGTTGACTGCTGTGTATTTCAACCTAACTTTCAG gaactttATAGTGGTAGCAAAGATTGCAATATCCTTGCATGGATACCAGCTCTTCGAGAGCCAGTTCCTGATGATGTTTCGAAGAag tctCTGCGTCGGCAGCACTTAAATCCAGCATATGAAGAtgcatggagcagcagtgaTGACGAAGACTGA